In Panicum virgatum strain AP13 chromosome 5K, P.virgatum_v5, whole genome shotgun sequence, the genomic window CCGGAGTTGCTCCGGCCACCCCTCGCCGCCCCCCGATCGATTCCTCGTGCCCCAACCTCCCTCGCCTTGCCTCACACCCATGCCGCCCCTCCACAAGCTCATTCGAGCCAATCCCCGTCCGGAAtctggcctcgccgccgcggccaccattgaagctccaccgagctccgccccctctCGTCGATGTCCATCTTCCGGCCTTCCTCCATCCAATCCAAGAGCACAATGAGCTTCCCTATACCCTACTCCATCTCTCCGACCTGGTTTCCCTTGGGTTCAAGTGCCACCGACGCCGGGAACGTGTcgcgtcgccgcggccgcccgagCGCTGCCGCTGCGCCCGCCGCGGGCTGCCTCCGCGCGGGCTCCAGCTGCGCGGCCGCCTGAGCCCCTGGTCACGGGCGcacctcgcctccgccgccagccgGCCGTGGCCGGGCCGGCACGCCGCGGGCCACCGCGCGCCCTGCTTGCGCCGCCCCAAGGCCGTCCCTTCTCCGTCCTGTGCCGGCCCCGCcgtggccacggccatggccccAGCACGGgcaaaaacaggggaggggaggggggaacctgggagctgggccggcgcccacttacatgtggggcccagctgtcagccccccttttTAATGTTTTCTTTATTACTTATTTCGGCTGTTATTTCATAAATTCATAGAAATTCaaggaaaaatgctaaaaatgcaaactcaatttttATTGGCTTAGTTGAATTCCAAACTTCAGAGGAAAATTATCCTTGCTTGTGCTACATCAGTTGTATTTGTGCTATAAATTGCCTTGTGTTTAatcttaattaatttattcctACTGTTTTGTTGTTctgaaaatcatgaaatttatgcagtagtctaatctttgtatgtgtaatccactataaaaatttcatatgctgGTGCTGTGCACTTTTGGGTAAATCTATGTACGTTTAGTTTAACTTGCTAGAGttaaaataaatgttttcggtcagcaataaatgttggaaaaattgTGTGGGATGCTTTATCCAAATCATGTTATTCTGATAAATTCTTGTGGCCTGATCATATCTGCAAGTTGGGTACTTGCTTTTAATTTGTTCCTAGCTaggctcttttcttttataattgttgtaattaattcttccatgcatgtgtttttgcaacaaaacaagcCACTGGTTATTTTGATCCATGTTGTTCTAGGGTTGTATTTAATCCTTCGAAGCAAGTTTAGTAACTTTTGCttgataggaaacacttcaggctaaaaggcaTTAGAACCAAAGCCGGTACATCAGTTCTAAACCGTTTCCGTCGTAACCCTAGTTGTGAGGTTGCTCCGTAGACGCTTTTGGAGTTTGGTCCATGCCTTTCATTGTgtgtagtgcattgcatcatttcatgagtctcatgcatggcatattcttATTCGTATAGACGCTGaaaccgaagtcgcctacgagctgattgctgagccggtccaggagccttccACAGGAGAGCCGCAGCCAGGTGAAGTCATTGATCAAGCTCCCGAAGAAGTCACTATccctgctgacctgcaaggcaagcaccggagcataacccctactttcagtattcaatgttattatttaagtattgtgcattaagttttctaggaattgaatgaaaccctagtatgcatgtctcTCCCTAGGTACATATGAGTCTCTTCTAGTGTACatgtcgttagtactgcaatgcttaatcaggattcggtagaagtcgagtgattcctgtcactcgcgagatataggtccttGTCACTTACGAAAGGGTTACTAGAGAATGAATCAttgggaaagaaaggaaaaatggagaccgggcggagatgaatttggttatggatatggaaggtatggaaagtgagtctccgcctgtgtcgattgaggaccgtaccgttgtggcactactgatcgaggattgaacagtactaaccacatgccggaagtaggaggtagtcgaaaccggtaagctgtgtaccgctttacaacgatactttgaatccctacctgctacgctgggcgtgggagttggcgggtgttggatggatgccaccttcgggttctctgggagttcgccgtgaggggcccaacacctgggttttagcaggcgcgattcagatgtcgtggtaacgatggaaacagttgatgcgtgtggcccgacggggtttacatgtgtcgtgttggttaggtctaccttgtaaggttaaatcgaatcgattcgccgtgactcgcggatatgagaacctggatctctctgtcacatcgtagtaaatgatggaaatGGAAAGTTGAGAATATGAGGTATGGCTGTGGTAttctgaaaagataatatgatcaaccatgcgtgctctaggtgttcaggcaaatctagtcgGTATTTGGataataaacttgagctaaaatactgaaaataaggatccactattagcggcttttcagcaaaacaactctagagccaaacagctttgcatgtctaggagtcggctaaatatataccatagtcgggtaagacttgctgagtattagtatactcagggttgttgttgtaacccctttgagcaggttgtgtcttcgctgacttcgaggaggtctgtgcgtcctgggttggacaaccacttcctcctgggtggactgtcgaatgggtcccgtcttctccgtgaaggtcGGGCAGATCgacatcacatcggtgggcaggatgtggagttcACCTTGTATCATCGTCGTGATTaacgtattgtatttcgaactcggttttTAAACTTCCGATGTGTATTTAAACTCTGTCTTTTGTTTccaaaccttttatgtaaaatttgtgttgtaaattaatttgaagatttctgtatgctggtatcacctattaatttgaagatttctgtatgctggtatcacctgtgctcgtttTCGTACGGGTCtgctagtgcaattgtgatcctggagtacagtagtttaatcgggatttacccgacagcctgtcagattacaccattttaagtgcacagtaacttgattaagtattaagatgatggttagcgcacttaagccggtttaatttgggcagtGCTGCTACAACATTCCCACTACTCAATCctagaaatcatattaatcgatgcatgcgcgtactacctcacgtccaaatcGAGAGCAGAGTACCATCTACATATCATCTAAAGCCCTAATCATGAGAAAACTATCAACAACACCACCGTTTCTCATATCAAGAACCTAACCCTAATAAAAAATCACCAATAACTACTAATGCACACGGTTAAACGATGAGATATTAGGGGACAATACCTTCGGACAAGAATGGGGAACGATTCCCCCAACTTTTTCCCCTCAAAAAATCCGAATTGGGGGGGGGATCTTGGGGGGGCGGACGGCGCCGTCGTCCTGCCTGCAGCACtggtcggggaggaggagggaaagaaagggagggtgggggagaagggGCCAGCGCGGGCCCAGGACattggccttgtcgcgccagcccgcatgGCGTGACAGGCTTGTCACGCCAGTGCATGTAGCGCGACAGGGAGGGCCACGTCAACGCCGACGCGGTGCAGCGCTGGGTCGGGCCGCCAGCGTGGTCacactgtcgcgccacatgcactggcgcgacagaggCTATCTGTCGCGACAGGGCAagtggcgcgaccaaacgggctactccctgcaaataaaaaccaatacggattgaaaataaaatattattaaaaaaggttaaaaataaaaaaaaaatccagtaCCATGCATGTGGACTACTCTGCAGATTGCAGGTGAGTCACAAAGGGACCAGCTGCTGCTTCATCTTTGCCGAAGGCAGTTGGAGGCTTCTGCCAACGTTTTTAGTTCTCCCCAGCAGCCGTATGATGCATTTATAAGACATCGATCACGTATGCCTGCTTGTTGACGCAAACAATGAAACAGACACGGGGAGGCGCTGCTGATTGCTAGCTTGAGAGCTTCTTCAATTCGGTTGGCTCCTGATAGTCCTGAATTTCAGAGCGTAACTAGAAAGGCcaccgcgcatttgcgcggctagataTAATgttatattttaaattatttaataATTTATATCCCTTTATGttatatttttaaattatttaattatttatatttattatttgtgtgGCTAGATATAAGTATATTTAAGGTTACACGTTTGTAATCGGCTTTCATAAAGCAATTTTATTTTGTTGACGAAAATCAAGATCTATTAAAGCTATTTTGAGGATAAAtaatttgattttattttcatactaCTTCTATGTTTGAATTGGATACTATTTTGAGATAGTTCTAAGTTTATTGTTGTATACgttaattaaaaaatatttagtttcactaaagtgtaaattttttaataatgctcaaagttgtgttttgagGATTGCGTCAATGGTAAACATATTATTATTCATTTGGAGGTAGTATTATTTTTAACATAAGAAATTTTTTGAGCATTTTTTTAGGTTTATGTGTTACCGTTAATGTTGTAGAGTaatgtttttatttatttaatttagaTTCTAAGTCAATGATTTGCGGCAACTTCTTGGCGTCTTCCTGGTACTCACCTGCTGATGCTGCTACTTCTTGTTTGTTGTTATCTTGGTTGCTCAAGTGAAGAGATAAAAAGAAGAGGTTTACTCTCTCATTTCCAGCTTAATTCGTAGAATCGATAGAGTGTGTGAATCTTATTCACCTCCAACCATTCATTTCTTCGTTGTTGCCTCTAATTCAATAATAGTTCCTCCACACTCCACACTCCACTTCTCTGCGTCGTCCACTCCATATCCACGCGGGCTTATGgcctttcctttttctcattttccttttcattttttcttattttttctcaTCCCCCTTATTGTTTCCAATGGAATATGGATATAGTGCatttattttgtttctctcaTAGCCTTGGGTACTCATTTAATCAATTCAAATATACTGCAACTGATTTGACGGAGACAGTGAGATAAACAATAGTTGACATAAGATTGTTTCTGGGTTTTTTAGCGCCATTTATTAGTTTCAATATGACTTTTGACTGAAATGTTAGTAAATAGAACACATATTAATTTTGTATGTACATGTTTCGATTGTATGTTAAAAATAATATTAGAATTATTCAACTAAAATGATAGTATTTCTCAGTAAATTGTGAGGCTATAACATTTCTATTTTTTCAGCGTGGTGTTGTGGTGTGCAAATATTTTTCTGAAGCTTGtcttgaatttttttatcaatATTTATATCTGtaggaaaaataaataaaaaattataattgtAATTTTTAAGAATCTCCTAGCTTACACAACTCTAGTTGTTTGGAGTCTCATTACTATGTTGCATATTGAATTAGTTTCTTTATAATGGCATGGCGGGCTATATTTAGTCAAACACAATAGTATTTTGGGTCgatttttatcgtaatgacaGTGCTGGGTAATTtcaatttcttttattttttctgattaacgtgagaatttttagGATTTGAGATTgaatgtggaggctccgtttgttagccaaataataagataactgAATACACTATGAGGCTAcaacttttctattttttcagcGTGGTGCTATGGTGTGCAAATATTTTGTAAAGTTTCTccagaattttttttatcaatgtttatgcctatagaaaaaataaattaaaaatcatGATCGTAACTTTTAAGAAACTCCTAACTTACCCAACGCTAGTTGTTTGGAGTCTCATTACTATGTTAAATATtagattaatttttttataatggcgtgGTGGGCTATATTTAGTCAGACACAGAGGTAGTTTGGGTTGATATTTATCATACTGACAGTGGTGAGTAATTtaaatttttcttattttttcaaTTAATGTGGAAAATTTTAGGTTTTGAGAGTGAATATGGAGACTCTATTTATTAggcaaataataagataatagatgacTAGAAGCAGTTGGCATCGGTCTCTTTTCTGCCTCACACACTGTTGCAGTAGTGGTACTGAGCTTTCCTTCGGTTGGTTTCAGCGTGACAGCAAGTTGAAGACCGCCTCTGCAAGTCTGCTCCGTGCCAACTGCCAAGTCGTCGTCCGTCGTCTCTGCCTCGCCTTGGCTTCCTCCTCGGACGAGACACCAAACACCAAGCGGCGTGGAAGTCAAGCAACCCTACTAGTACTACCCTCCCTCCGGCCCCTCCTCCTGAGTTGATCTGACCTCGCAACAGTACAAAAACAAAGCCTGATGtgacgcgccgcgccgcgcgcgccttgGAGTCTCAGCAGCAGTGATGGTCTGATGGATGCGTCTGAAACTCTGAACTCGCGACTGCCGATGCGTGCTGCATCCGTAACAGCTCAACACGTACTAGTCCCCTCGCCAATGACAAGGAGGAGCTTCCAAAATTGCCGTCTACGGGAGCATCACTAGTTGGCACATGTAGCCACCCGGACTCGCTTGCTTTGACATAGTAGCCGCGGcggacggccggccggccggccagagATGTATATATACGTATATGCACCCAGTGATGGACCTCTGCAGGGTAGGAGAAGATGGCGGACTGGGGCCCGGTGCTGATCGCGGTGGTCTTCTTCGTGCTGCTCACGCCGGGGCTGCTGTGCCAGATCCCCGGCGGGAACAGGGGCATCCCGGAGTTCCACAGCATGCGCACCAGCGGCATGGCCATCTTCGTCCACACCCTCCTCTTCTTCGGCTTCTGCGCCATCTTCATGGTCGCCGTCGGGGTCCACCTCTACGCCAACTGAGCCAGCCTGCTGTTCTaccgttgttttttttttccaggcCGAGTTCTAGCTAGCAAATACTAGTACTACGAATGAACTGATACTagaaaacattttttttctagcGCAAGTATAAGCGTGGTGAATGCCAATTTTCGTGGCTGCTGTCTATCTCCaagtttctcttttcttttgatCACACCTCCTATTCTTCGCTCTCCTGAAATCTgctgtccaagtgatccaaacAACTCAATCTGCTGTCGTAAAAGATCTGCACAAAactagctactccctccgttcaaaTTACaggttgtttgatttttttcaaCCCCAAGTTCGACcactcgttttattcaaaaaattatataaaatatcatttttttATTGTGGTTTGCTTTACCaatacaagtttttcaaaaataatttaaatttgactacatttatataaaaaaatttaaataaaatgagtggtcaaatttaatGTCAAAAAATCACAACCTATAATTTACAACGGAGTAAGTACAAATAAGCGAGCTGCGCCCACCAGATCAGCAACGTGCAAATCGACGGATGTCACGGCACAGCACCGAGCCAAAAGGCCCCAACCCCCAGGCCACAAAACAAAAGCCTCGATGGAATGGATGACGGGGAGGGAGTGGAGCGGGCAGGGCAGGTCGCGGATGGGCGCGCGACGGGCGGACCGGACGCACGGACACGGAGACGAGGACATGAGGCGAGACGCGACGGCAACGTcccacccaacccaacccaacgcATGATTGGCGCCGCTGCTCCTGCTTCAACCTGAAAGTGCCCAGGCAAAGCAAATCAGCGcccggtttggtttggttttggttttggttGGGGTGGGAGCAGCGGGTCGCCGTCGGCCTGCTTTTATACGCCGTCCTTCCCCACTGCGTctgccgggagagagagagagagagagagagagagagagagagagagagagtttggGAGGGAGGTCAGGGAGGAGAAAGAAGAGGGTGAGGAGGGTGATCGGAGATGTCGGACTGGgggccggtggtggtggcggtggtgctgTTCGTGCTGCTCTCGCCggggctgctgctgcagctgccggCCAAGGGCGGCCGCTTCGTCGAGTTCGGCAACTTCCAGACCAGCGGCGCCTCCATCTTCGTCCACgccatcatcttcttcgcccTCACCGCCGTCTTCCTCGTCGCCATCGGGGTCCACATCACCACCGACTAGCCACCCCGGTGATCATGGCGCTACCACTACCTGCCTGCCCAGTGAGGAGCACTTCGTGCGATACGGCAGCCTGTATCTGCATCAGTATTTGCAGATTGTAAATTTGTAATTGTACCGTACCCCTCTGCTAGCAGTTAAGCGTTTATCTTATACATGCAAGGATTTGTAATCTTACCAGGCTGATTTTAAAAGAATTGTACACTAGCCTCTGAATTTCTGTCCGATTATTCTACTTGTTCCACTCCAATCAGATTGTTAACTAACTTCGGTTCCGTTCCAGTCATCCATCATACATTTCATACTACCAGTTAGGCAGTTAAACAACTTAAAAGCAACTCTAGATCCTCGGAGGATTAGGCCTGCATGCAAACCTCTCCAGCTAAGCTCACACCCATATTTCCAGGCCTGCAAGCCTGAAACCAACCAGCACTCACGCCGGCCAACCGAACAAATCTGAAGCTGTTCTCTATGTATGAATTAGAGACAGCATACATAATACATGGCACAAGGACCAAGCATCACGAACCAACGCAAGACGCCCTCCTtacgatgccgccgccgccatttcaCAGCTCAACAATCCCTCCTCCATAGCAAACCGGCATTTTCCAGCTTGCAAGAACTCCATTCCAGGGCTTCCTTGTGTCCCTTTGACAACCACTGAACCACCCCCTCACCGCTACAGCGGCACATCGCATTGCTTCCACGAGACCGGATATATGTCAGAGTCCCGACCAGAAGGTAAACTCGCGGTTCACAAGCGGCAGCACGCAGAATGTGCTGAACAAAAGCTAGACGATCAGCAGGTCAGCAGGCTGAGACCACGTTCAGAAGTTCGGTCACCTCCGGCTGCGGCTGGGAGATGGCGCCACCTTCTTTTCCTCGACATACTGCGAGAATGTTACCCTCGGTCTCTGGGTTCAAATGACAAGATAGAAACCATGCATCAGCTTTAGTGTGCCTGCCCGCAACTAGGTGGTTCAGCAGTTTCAGGGTACAGCAACTACTTACAGGGATTCTGCAGTGGGAATTCAGATCCTCGAACATCTGCCGGCAACGTTCTCTGGCCACCTCTTCCACCCGAGACGCCTGTCTGCAAGCTGCTTGTGTCGACTCCTGCTGCAATTTCAAACAAAGATAAGAATTGAAGGATTTTGTAAACTTGAAATTTGTGATGAATATAAAACTGTTATTCAAGTGAGCAGACATCTTCAGACAGGgcaacacacacaaaaaagagCCACTCAAGAATAAGAAAATGGAAACATCTGGCTGAGAACAGGCCAAAGTTATACCCGTTCTAGTCATTGGCGGGCGTAAGGTTCCATTTCACATGTCCAAGTTAGACTCAATTATCATATGGAAATAGTTCGTGCTCACAAGTTGCACACAATTAAAACTATTTCCCCTAGGATTAAACCATAAATATATAAATGATTTGAAGATTGCAGCTAGGACATATACAATACATGTGTGGGTAGcgatgaatttaatatcaattGTATAAGCTACAGTAAGGTTGACATAGTCGTCTCCAATGTCTACACGTGATCAGTGACCAACAAGCTTAGTTCCAGTGACCAATGACAAATTATGATCACAGTGAATTATTGACATTACAGAAACAATTCTGACTACGACATTGCTGGTGTGGAATGCATCCTTGTATTGTATTTATAGGATTGCCAAATACAGACCACAGACCCAGAAGTATTTCTACAGCTAAGCATTCTTACAGCCTAAATTATGCAAATGATAGTCCATGATAGGAAGAAACTCCATAGATGCAGAAGGCAAGTTACCTAGTTTTGTGAGTTGTCTTGAAAATTATTCCAAAAGGTTACCAGATTCTACAATAACATTCTCTTTAAAAAAATCTAGCATAACATATTCTAGGAGATGCTTATCCTGACCTTGAATATCCAGATTAGATGATACCACACAAGACATTGTAAAAATACTAGTAAGCATGAATAACATTTCTATGTACGGAATCTCAAGATaaggaaaagaaacaaaaggtGCAATGCAAGTAATTATGCTTACTTGGACAGCAGGCTTCTCCACCAGACTCCTAAGATTTGCCACCTCCTTCAATAAGTTACTTATTATATCATCTGCTTCTTGCATTTGCTTCCTAGAGAACTCAAAAGCTTGGTCAGCATGTAGACGAAATGTAGAGCAGTCCAAACACATGCAGATGCCCTTGCACCCCCTTGGATGCCTCTTAAGTATTCCTTTCTTTGGAGAAAGCTTCTTAGGAGAATACTTATTAGGAGAGAGAACTCTTTTTTCCATAGAATGAACACCTCTTGGCTGCGATATGCCAGCTTTGCATCCCGATTCAGTGAGCGGAATACATCCAGACATTTCCTCTACTGATAAAGATCTGTCAACAGCACAAGGATCAGAAGACCTGCAGATCATTTGTATGTCACTGTCAAGAAGCTGATTATCATGAGCAGCCACAGAATCCTCGGGATCTTGGGCACAACACGAATGCAACAATGGTATCATGGTCTTGGTAGGGCTAACAAAACCAACATCATGACATCGTGAGTCTTTGGTTTGACACTGCGGTACTTCAGCTAATTCAGAATTATCTTGCAGTTGTGCAGTCAGGGACTCCTTTGCGACACAGGGCTGAAGCTGCTCATTGGCAAGATGGTCGCCCTTGTATGAATTTTCTTCATCTCCATCTAAAGGTGACGGCTCTTCTTGTGTGGCCTTTTGCATGTCAGCCGTGTCAGTCTTCAAAGGAGAGATTTCTGATACAGCAGGCTGAAATTCCCAGCTATACAGAACATGGCTCCCATCTGACTTTACAGCTTCATCTTGTACACTTCTTTTGACTTTATCTCTTTTGCATTCCTCTGGACAATCCTCTGACACAACAATCTGATGCTGACCGCTTGCCTGGACATCATCCCCATCTGATATTAAATCACCCTCAGAAGAAGTTACTGGGTCATGACCTGAAGTCAAAGCTTCTTGCTGCAAGACATTTTGCACTTCAGCTGCATCGTATTCTGGACGGGAGGCTTTCATAACAGCAGAATGAGACTGCTTGTCATCAAGAACACAATTTTTACCCTCAGAAGAAGTTACTGGGTCTTGACCTGAAGTCAAAGCTTCTTGTTGCAAGACATTTTGCTCTTCAGCTGCATTGTATTCTGGAGGAGAGGCTTTCGTAACAGCAGAATGAGACTGCCTGTCATCAAGAACACAGTTTTTATCAGCTTTTGGTggctcttcttcctccattctTTCAACTTGAGCTCTGCTGCATTCCTGAGAAGAGTCATCAGAGAAAGCAAGATGCTGCTGCCCACTGGTAAAGATGCCATTCTCATCTGATGCTAGTAGCCTTTCCTCTGCAACTCTTCGAATTTTGACCCTTTGACCTTCCTGAGAAGAGATTTCTGACACATCAAGGCAAAATAGCACATTATGAGAAAAATCAAACTCTGTAAAAGACATAACTTAATCTTGATGAACTGAACCCATCAATCACCGTACCATTCTCCATGAGAAATGGCAGCATCCTTTTGTAGCTGAACGAGCTCGGATGATGAACAAACCTCGACCTCGTGCACCGGGCAAGCCACTGAAACACAAAATCGCACTCTCCATTACTTCATACAGCAAACAGGATCAATCTGAAGTTCAGAACATGGTTCTTGGAATGCTAATACGAGACGTGGTAGCAACAAACTCACCGGCTTGCTGCTTGCAAGGTCATGAGGGACAGTGTTGGCCTCTTCCGCCACGTTGTTGCAGCCATCCTTCACCTCGGTGTCTCCTCCAGTCTTCACCACCACCGGCTCCACAGAATCCATGGCCTCACATTCGAGGCGAGTCGCACCCAAAGGCTCATCAACCAACCGAGAGTCAGATCTGCTGAGCTCGTTCTTTGAGTGCGCAGCCGCGCTGTCTGAGGGCACTTCCTTGCCGATTGAGTTATCTGAACCACGCAAGCCCATACGCACGACAGCATGGAGACGGCATATAAGAACAAATTATCGGGAACCAGACCATACGGAGAAGACAAATCCGCGCGGAATCGGAGTCGAAGAGGGCGTTACCGTTCTTGGCCATCTCGTTGAGGAAAGGCAGCAGCCGCCTGTAGCCGAACGAGCCGGGGTCGCGCACGAGCTTGGACCGCGGGAGCACCCGACCCCGTGGGGAACCAAGACAATCAGACGCCGAAATCCCAGAGCGGCAATGCAGGTAGGCACCGGCCACCGGCACGGACAGATCAAGAAACGAGCGCTGACTTACCGGCTTCCGGTCGAGGTcttcggccgcggcggcggccgacgcagCCTCCGGTGGCGTGCTCTCCGCAGATCCGGGCTTCACGGGCGCGGTGCACTCAGGGGAGGAGCCGACGgaaccggcggcgggcgggacgacgcggcggaggcggaggtccTTGACGgagacgccgccgacgccgcagtGGAGGAGGAGCTCCGCGTGGCGGCGGGAGGTGACGCCGCctaggcgcgcggcggcgcgggttcgGTGGCCCGGCATGGCGGCTGCCTccgcacacgcgcgcgcgctcgcctcgGGGCGTTCCGCGTCTGACGGGGGCTGTGAGGTggcgggagaggagaggagggcaaGTAAGAGAGAGGATTAGAAGAGGCGGCGCCTCTTGGCGGCGAAAACTGGGATCCATTGGCGCCAAAATAGTGGGGGCGGGGAAAAGGGCGGGCTTTGCCAGGGCCCACACGCCTctgggggtttttttttttttgaaagaacccCCCTCGGGTTAGTCAGCCCTTTGGGCCTTGGGCGGGAAAAACATGTCGGTCAGCCCGCTGGGCCATGATGctccctcttttcttttcttttttttctcattttcattttctatttcttctgcTTGGCATATACTAAACTAAATAAATCCCTACTTTGGTAAGGTTGTATCCAATCCATGTCAAGATTCACAAATATTTTGTCCTTCGTATGCACTCAATAATCTCACGGCCTTGGTTCAATATTCTGGAACCTATTTGCATTATCTATTTCGTAGAATTGGATGTGTTAGGATATTGAGAAATGGGTGTTAAAAGcaacttccttttttttttacttatttCTAAAGCACGCAGCGTTTTTCTTATAAATTTTAGTTTGGCCCAACATGTATAATGAGAACTTTTAACCTAAACGGGCCCAGATAATAGTGATAATGTGAAAACGCAACAAAATTCATGCCCGGGAGAACCTAccgtggaaaaaaaaaagatcgcgTCGACCACATAATAGTATCAAGGGCCGGCCAGGTCACACATTATTTACAACATCCGGGTCTTCACCTGTGGCAACACACGGTCATGTATATTTGTTAGTAATCCTAAAACTGGTTATCATGATATTAAAATAACGggttaacaaaaaaaattattagaaaATGCCAAGTtctaaatagcggg contains:
- the LOC120710510 gene encoding uncharacterized protein LOC120710510, which gives rise to MADWGPVLIAVVFFVLLTPGLLCQIPGGNRGIPEFHSMRTSGMAIFVHTLLFFGFCAIFMVAVGVHLYAN
- the LOC120706306 gene encoding uncharacterized protein LOC120706306, with amino-acid sequence MSDWGPVVVAVVLFVLLSPGLLLQLPAKGGRFVEFGNFQTSGASIFVHAIIFFALTAVFLVAIGVHITTD
- the LOC120706304 gene encoding uncharacterized protein LOC120706304 isoform X2; amino-acid sequence: MPGHRTRAAARLGGVTSRRHAELLLHCGVGGVSVKDLRLRRVVPPAAGSVGSSPECTAPVKPGSAESTPPEAASAAAAAEDLDRKPVLPRSKLVRDPGSFGYRRLLPFLNEMAKNDNSIGKEVPSDSAAAHSKNELSRSDSRLVDEPLGATRLECEAMDSVEPVVVKTGGDTEVKDGCNNVAEEANTVPHDLASSKPWLARCTRSRFVHHPSSFSYKRMLPFLMENEISSQEGQRVKIRRVAEERLLASDENGIFTSGQQHLAFSDDSSQECSRAQVERMEEEEPPKADKNCVLDDRQSHSAVTKASPPEYNAAEEQNVLQQEALTSGQDPVTSSEGKNCVLDDKQSHSAVMKASRPEYDAAEVQNVLQQEALTSGHDPVTSSEGDLISDGDDVQASGQHQIVVSEDCPEECKRDKVKRSVQDEAVKSDGSHVLYSWEFQPAVSEISPLKTDTADMQKATQEEPSPLDGDEENSYKGDHLANEQLQPCVAKESLTAQLQDNSELAEVPQCQTKDSRCHDVGFVSPTKTMIPLLHSCCAQDPEDSVAAHDNQLLDSDIQMICRSSDPCAVDRSLSVEEMSGCIPLTESGCKAGISQPRGVHSMEKRVLSPNKYSPKKLSPKKGILKRHPRGCKGICMCLDCSTFRLHADQAFEFSRKQMQEADDIISNLLKEVANLRSLVEKPAVQESTQAACRQASRVEEVARERCRQMFEDLNSHCRIPRPRVTFSQYVEEKKVAPSPSRSRR
- the LOC120706304 gene encoding uncharacterized protein LOC120706304 isoform X1, translating into MPGHRTRAAARLGGVTSRRHAELLLHCGVGGVSVKDLRLRRVVPPAAGSVGSSPECTAPVKPGSAESTPPEAASAAAAAEDLDRKPVLPRSKLVRDPGSFGYRRLLPFLNEMAKNDNSIGKEVPSDSAAAHSKNELSRSDSRLVDEPLGATRLECEAMDSVEPVVVKTGGDTEVKDGCNNVAEEANTVPHDLASSKPWLARCTRSRFVHHPSSFSYKRMLPFLMENEISSQEGQRVKIRRVAEERLLASDENGIFTSGQQHLAFSDDSSQECSRAQVERMEEEEPPKADKNCVLDDRQSHSAVTKASPPEYNAAEEQNVLQQEALTSGQDPVTSSEGKNCVLDDKQSHSAVMKASRPEYDAAEVQNVLQQEALTSGHDPVTSSEGDLISDGDDVQASGQHQIVVSEDCPEECKRDKVKRSVQDEAVKSDGSHVLYSWEFQPAVSEISPLKTDTADMQKATQEEPSPLDGDEENSYKGDHLANEQLQPCVAKESLTAQLQDNSELAEVPQCQTKDSRCHDVGFVSPTKTMIPLLHSCCAQDPEDSVAAHDNQLLDSDIQMICRSSDPCAVDRSLSVEEMSGCIPLTESGCKAGISQPRGVHSMEKRVLSPNKYSPKKLSPKKGILKRHPRGCKGICMCLDCSTFRLHADQAFEFSRKQMQEADDIISNLLKEVANLRSLVEKPAVQQESTQAACRQASRVEEVARERCRQMFEDLNSHCRIPRPRVTFSQYVEEKKVAPSPSRSRR